In Gemmata obscuriglobus, a single genomic region encodes these proteins:
- a CDS encoding chemotaxis protein CheA → MTPVPDGNELLPLADPVEPVSGFAERVGALARNVLRLEDGTDPGAAAAAAGDARWLADALAGDAPSAARLAALLASVTGDVRDARVGCDPGLAEALLTASDALAGAPEDRDRALAALQDARARAPAPRPAVTSAGWPNPGGPVAADALAQFTAEALESLSEAEAALLDLETGTDPADAVRRLFRAVHSIKGTADYLGLAQIRALSHKLENVLELARSGGAALDAPAAELVLQGVDHLKAMVAALTPAGEVARDMNAFAAALDAQSARGATEPAPGAPLDALAEELKAAANGSREGLARVRAAAAALPAEPAGELLALLDHLSAARERLVAAFEPDEPEPVLVAPPPQQQPAAAPPPAANLVPKAAPPDPAAGANKAAPAAKTMRVDQRKLDEYVNLAGELVIARNALVHAHRCFQTDRAARAVLKDAIDKVCRIVGDVQNNAMAMRMVPVGTIFQRFPRLVRDVAKSLAKQIELRLEGEDTELDKQVAEALSDPLVHLVRNAADHGIEAPDRRAAAGKPVAGTVTLRAGREGNAIVIDVQDDGGGIDPERVKAKAVAMGVLTADQAAALSREQALQLIFAPGLSTAAVVSDLSGRGVGMDVVKSNIAALGGAVTVHSQPGAGTRVRLTLPLTLAVTTVVLVESGGTLFGVPIDAVQETLKVEPDGFRQLRGVRAVSLRGAVTPVKSLAALIGLDAPEAAGPRDRVPVVVLNVAGARFGVAVDSFRGQQEIVLKPVPPLLGHLEGVGGATIMGDGGVVLILDPMGLYRLALDDRDGPGHHTRALTSALSSLEAVGH, encoded by the coding sequence ATGACCCCGGTACCCGACGGCAACGAACTCCTCCCGCTGGCGGACCCGGTGGAACCCGTGAGCGGGTTCGCCGAGCGGGTCGGGGCGCTGGCGCGCAACGTCCTGCGCCTCGAAGACGGGACCGACCCGGGCGCCGCCGCCGCTGCCGCGGGGGACGCGCGGTGGCTCGCAGACGCGCTCGCGGGCGACGCCCCGTCCGCCGCCCGCCTCGCGGCCCTGCTCGCGTCGGTCACGGGCGACGTGCGCGACGCCCGCGTCGGTTGCGACCCCGGGCTGGCCGAAGCGCTGCTGACGGCGTCCGACGCGCTCGCGGGCGCCCCGGAAGACCGGGACCGCGCGCTCGCGGCACTTCAGGACGCGCGGGCGCGCGCGCCCGCGCCGCGGCCGGCGGTTACGAGCGCAGGGTGGCCGAACCCGGGCGGGCCGGTCGCCGCGGACGCGCTCGCGCAGTTCACGGCAGAGGCACTCGAGAGCCTGAGCGAGGCCGAAGCCGCGCTCCTCGATCTGGAAACGGGGACCGACCCGGCGGACGCGGTGCGCCGCCTGTTCCGCGCCGTTCACAGCATCAAGGGCACCGCCGACTACCTCGGGCTGGCGCAGATCCGCGCGCTGAGCCACAAGCTGGAAAACGTTCTGGAACTGGCCCGCAGCGGGGGCGCGGCGCTGGACGCGCCCGCGGCCGAGCTGGTGCTGCAAGGGGTCGACCACCTCAAGGCGATGGTCGCGGCCCTCACCCCCGCGGGCGAGGTGGCACGGGACATGAATGCGTTCGCCGCCGCGCTCGACGCACAGAGCGCCAGGGGCGCCACGGAGCCGGCCCCCGGCGCGCCACTGGACGCGCTCGCGGAAGAGCTGAAGGCCGCAGCCAACGGCTCGCGGGAGGGCCTCGCGCGGGTCCGCGCGGCGGCCGCGGCGCTCCCGGCCGAGCCCGCGGGCGAACTGCTGGCGCTCCTCGACCACCTGTCCGCGGCCCGCGAACGGCTGGTCGCGGCGTTCGAACCAGACGAACCGGAACCGGTTTTGGTAGCCCCCCCACCGCAACAGCAACCCGCGGCGGCACCGCCGCCCGCGGCGAACTTGGTGCCGAAGGCCGCGCCCCCCGATCCGGCGGCCGGGGCCAACAAGGCCGCGCCCGCCGCCAAAACCATGCGCGTCGACCAGCGCAAGCTGGACGAGTACGTGAACCTCGCGGGCGAACTGGTGATCGCACGCAACGCGCTCGTCCACGCGCACCGGTGCTTCCAAACCGACCGGGCGGCGCGCGCCGTTCTGAAGGACGCGATCGACAAGGTGTGCCGGATCGTCGGCGACGTGCAGAACAACGCGATGGCGATGCGCATGGTGCCCGTCGGGACGATCTTTCAGCGGTTCCCGCGCCTCGTCCGCGACGTGGCCAAAAGCCTCGCGAAGCAGATCGAGTTGAGGCTCGAGGGCGAAGACACCGAACTCGATAAGCAGGTGGCCGAAGCGCTCAGCGACCCGCTGGTTCACCTCGTCAGGAACGCGGCCGACCACGGGATCGAGGCGCCCGACCGCCGCGCCGCGGCGGGCAAACCGGTCGCGGGCACGGTCACCCTCCGCGCGGGCCGCGAGGGGAACGCCATCGTCATCGACGTGCAGGACGACGGCGGCGGGATCGACCCCGAGCGCGTGAAGGCGAAAGCCGTCGCGATGGGCGTGCTCACGGCGGACCAGGCCGCGGCCCTGTCGCGCGAGCAGGCGCTGCAACTGATCTTCGCCCCGGGGCTGAGTACGGCCGCGGTGGTCAGCGACCTGTCCGGGCGGGGCGTCGGCATGGACGTGGTGAAGAGCAACATCGCGGCCCTGGGCGGCGCGGTCACGGTGCATTCGCAACCCGGCGCGGGCACGCGCGTCCGGCTCACGCTGCCGCTGACCCTCGCGGTCACGACCGTGGTGCTGGTCGAGTCCGGCGGAACGCTGTTCGGCGTTCCGATCGATGCGGTTCAGGAAACGCTGAAGGTCGAGCCGGACGGGTTCCGGCAGCTCCGCGGCGTCCGGGCGGTGTCGTTGCGCGGCGCGGTTACGCCGGTGAAGTCGCTCGCGGCCCTGATCGGCCTCGACGCGCCCGAAGCCGCCGGCCCCCGGGACCGCGTGCCGGTCGTGGTACTGAACGTGGCGGGGGCGCGGTTCGGGGTCGCGGTGGACTCGTTCCGCGGGCAGCAGGAAATCGTGCTGAAGCCGGTCCCGCCGCTGCTGGGGCACCTCGAAGGGGTGGGCGGGGCGACAATCATGGGCGACGGGGGCGTCGTTCTGATCCTCGACCCGATGGGGCTGTACCGCCTCGCGCTCGATGACCGTGACGGCCCCGGGCACCACACCCGGGCTCTGACGTCTGCGCTCAGCTCGTTGGAAGCGGTCGGTCACTGA
- a CDS encoding CheR family methyltransferase, with protein MDLPPEEFALIRDLIYARTGLMFEDKKRLFLAPRVSRRVRAARCSGPRDYYHLLRYSDPDGREFQELVDEVTTNETYFFRDYPQLEFFANEVLPRVADAKRAARDHSLNVWSACCSTGDEPYTLAIILAACLDDFSRWDVKLVGTDIDTKVLATARAAVYGERNVKDVDPSYLGRYFVPTRGGYRVADPIRRMVAFERVNLVDDDRMSRQRGFDFIFCRNALIYFDDASRKRVLASFHDALRPGGFVFLGHSESVGRISRAFEPVQFGPGGVAYRKPGGHRLAAAPT; from the coding sequence ATGGACCTTCCGCCGGAAGAGTTCGCCCTGATCCGCGACCTGATCTACGCCCGCACCGGGCTGATGTTCGAGGACAAAAAGCGCTTGTTCCTGGCGCCCCGCGTGTCGCGCCGGGTGCGGGCCGCCCGGTGCAGCGGCCCGCGCGACTACTACCACCTGCTCCGGTACAGCGACCCCGACGGGCGCGAGTTCCAGGAGCTGGTGGACGAGGTGACCACCAACGAGACGTACTTCTTCCGCGACTACCCGCAGCTCGAGTTCTTCGCCAACGAGGTGCTGCCGCGGGTCGCGGACGCCAAGCGCGCCGCCCGCGACCACAGCCTGAACGTCTGGAGCGCGTGCTGCTCGACCGGCGACGAGCCGTACACGCTGGCCATCATTCTGGCCGCGTGCCTGGACGACTTCTCCCGGTGGGATGTCAAACTGGTGGGCACCGACATCGACACCAAGGTGCTCGCGACCGCCCGCGCCGCGGTGTACGGCGAGCGGAACGTGAAGGACGTGGACCCGTCCTACCTCGGCAGGTACTTCGTCCCGACGCGCGGCGGGTACCGGGTCGCGGACCCGATCCGCCGGATGGTCGCGTTCGAGCGGGTGAACCTCGTGGACGACGACCGCATGAGCCGGCAGCGCGGGTTCGATTTTATCTTCTGCCGGAACGCGCTCATTTACTTCGACGACGCCTCCCGGAAGCGGGTGCTGGCGTCGTTCCACGACGCCCTGCGGCCGGGCGGGTTCGTGTTCCTCGGCCACTCGGAATCGGTGGGCCGGATCTCGCGGGCGTTCGAGCCGGTGCAGTTCGGCCCCGGCGGGGTGGCGTACCGCAAGCCCGGCGGGCACCGGCTCGCGGCGGCCCCCACCTGA
- a CDS encoding chemotaxis protein CheW, which yields MSDNTPAGAGGGGDHELVTCVLGGVEFGIDINAVQEIVRLPKITPVPRAPSYVEGVANLRGNVLPIVNSRARFGMPGAGNGDSNRVVVVELNGAPTGLIVDAVREVMRVKRADVEDAPAAVQSVDGRFLRGVVKLNGGQRLVLLLDHSAIMEAARPAGRPGAAGPTPGGDPAASGAALRAAPPTPEHEHLVTFRIGEEEYGVPIMDVQEIIRVPNISTIPNAPAGVVGIASLRNRILPVLDLRTKFEFRPRKAELEEFCDKVRAFERLYTAAVERLQAAVAGRGAFDRALLRGHRDFCRWQAGFASGDRLLHALLAPLRDAFDAGAAGKRAVAAHLDARNFAAAQQEFDGPFQVAHARLLAAFEKLYTGVTRRDDERCLVATVNGAALALRVDAVNQVLQAPRGTIEPTPALVAGREQLRGIAKLDGGKRLIMLLAADKLVSHAELSAVTNLTDRSEGAGRGPGAGGESDERQLVTFKVAGEEFAVDIMQVQEIIRLGKVTKVPHLPDFVEGVVNLRGQVLPVIDLRRRVHLARKDYSDATRVVVVDLRGTKTGIIVDAVSEVMRVRGRDIEPAPPIIRSRYGDHIIEGVGKLNKGDRMFLLLRADELLKVESVPAASA from the coding sequence ATGTCGGACAACACTCCCGCCGGCGCCGGGGGCGGCGGCGACCACGAGCTGGTCACCTGCGTGCTGGGCGGGGTCGAGTTCGGGATCGACATCAACGCGGTGCAGGAGATCGTGCGGCTGCCCAAGATCACGCCGGTGCCCCGCGCGCCGAGTTACGTCGAGGGCGTCGCGAACCTCCGCGGCAACGTGCTCCCCATCGTGAACTCGCGCGCCCGGTTCGGGATGCCCGGGGCCGGGAACGGGGACAGCAACCGCGTCGTGGTGGTCGAGCTGAACGGGGCCCCCACGGGGCTGATCGTGGACGCGGTCCGCGAGGTCATGCGGGTCAAGCGGGCGGACGTGGAAGACGCGCCGGCCGCGGTGCAGAGCGTGGACGGCCGGTTCCTCCGCGGCGTCGTCAAGCTGAACGGCGGGCAGCGGCTCGTCCTGCTGCTGGACCACAGCGCGATCATGGAGGCGGCCCGGCCCGCGGGGCGGCCGGGCGCCGCCGGGCCGACGCCCGGCGGCGACCCGGCCGCGTCCGGGGCCGCGCTCCGTGCCGCCCCCCCGACCCCGGAGCACGAGCACCTGGTCACGTTCCGCATCGGCGAGGAGGAGTACGGCGTCCCGATCATGGACGTGCAGGAGATCATCCGCGTCCCGAACATCAGCACGATCCCGAACGCCCCGGCCGGGGTGGTCGGGATCGCCAGCCTGCGGAACCGCATCCTCCCGGTGCTCGACCTGCGCACCAAGTTCGAGTTCCGCCCGCGGAAAGCGGAACTCGAGGAGTTCTGCGACAAGGTGCGGGCCTTCGAGCGGCTCTACACCGCGGCCGTCGAGCGGCTCCAGGCCGCGGTCGCGGGCCGCGGCGCGTTCGACCGCGCGCTGCTCCGCGGGCACCGCGACTTCTGCCGCTGGCAGGCCGGGTTCGCGAGCGGCGACCGGCTGCTGCACGCGCTCCTGGCCCCCCTCCGCGACGCGTTCGACGCGGGCGCGGCCGGGAAGCGGGCCGTCGCGGCCCACCTCGACGCCCGGAACTTCGCCGCGGCCCAACAGGAGTTCGACGGCCCGTTCCAGGTCGCGCACGCCCGGCTGCTGGCCGCGTTCGAGAAGCTGTACACCGGGGTCACCAGGCGGGACGACGAGCGGTGCCTCGTGGCCACCGTGAACGGCGCGGCCCTCGCCCTGCGGGTGGACGCGGTGAACCAAGTGCTTCAGGCGCCACGCGGCACGATCGAGCCGACGCCGGCGCTCGTGGCGGGGCGCGAGCAGCTCCGCGGGATCGCCAAGCTGGACGGCGGCAAGCGGCTCATCATGCTGCTCGCCGCGGACAAACTCGTTTCCCACGCGGAGCTGAGCGCCGTGACCAACCTGACCGACCGCAGCGAGGGCGCGGGCCGCGGGCCGGGCGCCGGGGGCGAGTCCGACGAGCGGCAGCTGGTGACGTTCAAGGTCGCCGGCGAGGAGTTCGCGGTGGACATCATGCAGGTGCAGGAGATCATCCGGCTGGGCAAGGTGACCAAGGTGCCGCACCTCCCCGATTTCGTCGAGGGGGTGGTGAACCTGCGCGGGCAGGTGCTGCCCGTCATCGACCTGCGGCGCCGGGTGCACCTGGCCCGCAAGGACTACTCGGACGCGACCCGCGTGGTCGTCGTGGACCTGCGGGGCACGAAGACCGGGATCATCGTGGACGCGGTGTCCGAGGTGATGCGGGTCCGCGGCCGGGACATCGAGCCGGCCCCGCCCATCATCCGCAGCCGGTACGGGGATCACATCATCGAGGGCGTCGGCAAGCTCAACAAGGGGGACCGGATGTTCCTGCTGTTGCGCGCCGACGAGTTGCTCAAGGTCGAGAGCGTGCCGGCCGCGTCGGCGTAA
- a CDS encoding DUF4114 domain-containing protein has protein sequence MDLDRLPSRQPRTARLGCEVLEQRDNPAAFYVVPGVEGSTTALDFSWVGRDSAFFSEIGVYEVDDANGTVDGVSPLDPNYAATVLANVTPVFTRGQTKGARNSESFAAGTVLGFYMVQNSTLATARAFNPANLAINGPVVFFSFFGGPDLTDHAQASYQGNQAVVRFEDGLRGGDRDFNDAVIKVQPLTQNLVPGGTGQVTPTAFRLNRRDPGTGEIGVYQFDDAIGTVDGVRPGDAGYAAAVARSAKRTVLFSPLTGAGAVAGANLPASGNYGFYMIRGITAEQFLQVNPTNHTGFNLPVMFFSQSNANPDSTVHVRQSPNTLHFEDGLNGGDQDFNDAVVSFVYGTPFSLPVPPASPPPPASPPPPPPPPPPEAAAPTVTAALTTDTADPTRPATATDGVTATLGVTGSATDTDGVATLEARLGTTGAFTNITSALANGTYTISATLFQTLNGGVALPDGTYAVQVRATDAQGNTSAPTTLTFTLARSVTTNLLLDAATDTGFQGDFRTETQTVTLRGTTRAGATVVLERQTPAASPTGAPVRTQITSTTADPNGTYTFNLTGTDALNVGPNGYRVRVTDGAGNTASAAATITLNQAPLALNPTATPVAGTVGGNQTLDLNTFFTDADTNQYARITTNLPGNPVITVQLFNGATPTHVANFLAYANANAYDSSFIHRTDSSPAVVQGGGFEFRPPTTATITNATWAAGVATVTTATAHNLKDGQTVTVAGVNITGYNGTYTVAVVDATTFRYTLAADPVGTGNTGTSTGANFAVVGGLLDITNATWAAGVATITTGTAHNLSVGQVVSINGALSTGTGTGFNDGGTIYTVTSVIDPTTFTYALATNPGTYVGGGSVAAGVTNEPWLPNSTGTLALAKRGGNVSSGTNQFYFNTGDNSNGGAALDDQGFTVFGQVVGNGQATLDAIAALTQKDFSAANGAFGSVPVQNGAVNSLPNATANDLVRFTDISVVTNPLTYSAVSSDTGVVTATVTNNNMTLNFVGSGTATVTATATDPDGATVTYQFTVTVP, from the coding sequence ATGGACCTCGACCGTCTGCCCTCACGCCAGCCGCGCACCGCGCGGCTCGGGTGCGAGGTGCTCGAACAGCGAGACAACCCGGCCGCGTTCTACGTCGTGCCGGGCGTTGAGGGCTCGACCACCGCGCTCGACTTCAGTTGGGTCGGACGGGACTCGGCGTTCTTCAGCGAAATCGGTGTGTACGAGGTCGACGACGCGAACGGCACGGTCGACGGGGTGTCACCACTCGACCCGAACTACGCGGCGACGGTACTGGCGAACGTTACTCCCGTGTTCACCCGCGGACAAACCAAAGGTGCGCGGAACTCCGAGAGCTTTGCCGCCGGCACCGTACTCGGCTTTTACATGGTGCAGAACAGCACCCTCGCCACGGCGCGGGCGTTCAACCCGGCCAACCTCGCGATCAACGGCCCGGTCGTGTTCTTCTCGTTCTTCGGCGGCCCCGACCTGACGGACCACGCCCAAGCCTCGTACCAGGGTAACCAGGCTGTCGTGCGGTTCGAGGACGGGCTGCGCGGCGGGGACCGCGACTTCAACGACGCCGTAATCAAGGTGCAACCGCTGACCCAGAACCTGGTTCCGGGCGGCACCGGGCAGGTGACCCCGACCGCGTTCCGGCTGAACCGCCGCGACCCCGGAACCGGCGAGATCGGGGTGTACCAGTTCGACGACGCGATCGGCACGGTGGACGGGGTGCGTCCGGGCGACGCGGGGTACGCTGCGGCGGTGGCCCGGAGCGCGAAGCGCACGGTGCTGTTCTCGCCGCTCACCGGCGCAGGCGCCGTAGCCGGCGCCAACCTGCCCGCCAGCGGCAACTACGGCTTCTACATGATCCGCGGGATCACCGCCGAGCAGTTCCTCCAGGTGAACCCGACCAACCACACCGGTTTCAACCTGCCGGTGATGTTCTTCTCGCAATCGAACGCCAACCCGGACAGCACGGTCCACGTCCGGCAGAGCCCGAACACCCTGCACTTCGAGGACGGGCTCAACGGCGGGGACCAGGACTTCAACGACGCGGTCGTGTCGTTCGTGTACGGCACCCCGTTCAGCCTCCCCGTCCCGCCGGCCAGCCCGCCCCCGCCGGCAAGCCCGCCCCCGCCCCCGCCGCCGCCCCCGCCCGAAGCGGCCGCCCCGACGGTCACCGCGGCGCTGACAACCGACACAGCCGACCCGACCCGACCGGCTACGGCAACCGACGGCGTGACCGCCACGCTGGGCGTGACCGGGAGCGCCACCGATACCGACGGGGTCGCGACCCTGGAGGCCCGGCTCGGCACCACCGGGGCGTTTACCAACATCACGTCGGCCCTCGCCAACGGCACGTACACGATCAGCGCGACGCTGTTCCAGACGCTCAACGGCGGCGTCGCCCTGCCGGACGGGACCTACGCGGTGCAGGTGCGGGCGACCGACGCGCAGGGCAACACGTCGGCCCCGACGACGCTCACGTTCACGCTGGCCCGGTCGGTGACCACAAACCTGCTGTTGGACGCGGCGACTGACACCGGCTTCCAGGGCGATTTCCGCACGGAAACGCAGACCGTCACGCTCCGCGGGACGACCCGGGCCGGGGCGACCGTGGTGCTCGAGCGGCAGACCCCGGCGGCGAGTCCGACCGGCGCCCCGGTGCGCACGCAGATCACCTCGACCACCGCCGACCCCAACGGGACGTACACGTTCAACCTTACCGGGACCGACGCGCTCAATGTGGGGCCGAACGGGTACCGCGTGCGCGTCACCGACGGGGCGGGTAACACCGCCAGCGCGGCGGCCACAATCACCCTCAACCAGGCGCCGCTGGCCCTCAACCCGACCGCGACCCCGGTCGCCGGCACGGTCGGTGGCAACCAGACGCTCGACCTGAACACGTTCTTCACCGACGCGGACACCAACCAGTACGCGCGGATCACCACTAACCTGCCCGGTAACCCGGTCATTACGGTGCAGTTGTTCAACGGGGCCACCCCGACCCACGTGGCGAACTTCCTGGCCTACGCGAACGCGAACGCCTACGACAGTTCGTTCATCCACCGCACAGATTCGTCGCCGGCAGTTGTCCAGGGCGGCGGGTTCGAGTTCCGCCCACCGACGACCGCCACCATCACCAACGCGACGTGGGCCGCCGGGGTTGCCACCGTCACCACCGCCACCGCTCACAACCTGAAGGACGGGCAGACGGTGACCGTCGCGGGGGTGAACATCACCGGGTACAACGGCACGTACACGGTGGCCGTGGTGGACGCGACCACGTTCCGGTATACGCTGGCCGCGGACCCGGTCGGTACCGGCAACACCGGGACCAGCACCGGCGCGAACTTTGCCGTCGTCGGCGGGCTGCTCGACATCACCAACGCGACCTGGGCCGCCGGGGTCGCCACCATCACCACCGGCACCGCACACAACCTGAGCGTGGGGCAGGTGGTCTCGATCAACGGGGCACTGAGCACCGGCACCGGCACCGGGTTCAACGACGGGGGCACGATCTACACCGTCACCAGCGTGATCGACCCGACGACCTTCACGTACGCGCTCGCCACGAACCCTGGGACTTACGTGGGCGGCGGGAGCGTGGCGGCGGGCGTAACCAACGAGCCGTGGCTGCCCAACAGCACGGGCACGCTCGCGCTGGCCAAGCGCGGCGGCAACGTCAGCAGCGGCACCAACCAGTTCTACTTCAACACGGGGGACAACTCGAACGGCGGAGCGGCCCTGGACGATCAAGGGTTCACGGTGTTCGGCCAGGTGGTCGGCAACGGGCAGGCGACGCTCGACGCGATCGCGGCGCTGACGCAGAAGGACTTCTCGGCCGCCAACGGCGCCTTCGGGAGCGTGCCGGTGCAGAACGGGGCGGTCAACTCGCTACCGAACGCCACCGCCAACGATCTGGTGCGGTTCACCGACATCTCCGTGGTCACGAACCCGCTCACGTACAGCGCGGTCAGCTCGGACACGGGCGTGGTAACGGCGACGGTGACCAACAACAACATGACGCTCAACTTCGTCGGCTCGGGCACCGCAACGGTCACCGCGACCGCGACGGACCCGGACGGCGCAACGGTGACGTACCAGTTCACCGTGACCGTCCCGTAA
- a CDS encoding methyl-accepting chemotaxis protein, translated as MASASEESSAAAEEASKAVREQGKALEEMGKGADELSTMAEDLKTSTNSEKSSEELAAASEELSATIQEANAAATQITAAITQIAKGAQTQAAATTQSSTAAKQIEAAARAMQHKATDSVERADTLMNLLTENKAGVEAMIRGINHAAEASIKSATNIKALEERTRMIDKIVDAIVNVTIQTNLLAVNGGIEAARAGEYGRGFAVVAADVRNLAGESSENADKIKDLVRNIQKQIVTVASDIEASGKEAAAEVLKAKKTTADLERISTDFDEVRRGVIEVKTGQDQALLAIQTAAAAVQQIARAAQEASEVSIQAAAAAQQGAKGMHELAAAVEEISALADELQN; from the coding sequence GTGGCCAGCGCCTCGGAAGAGTCCAGCGCGGCGGCCGAGGAGGCCAGCAAGGCGGTGCGCGAGCAGGGCAAGGCGCTGGAGGAGATGGGCAAGGGCGCGGACGAGCTGAGCACCATGGCCGAGGACCTGAAGACCTCGACCAACTCGGAGAAGTCGTCCGAGGAACTGGCCGCCGCCTCCGAGGAGCTGTCGGCCACCATCCAAGAGGCGAACGCGGCCGCGACCCAGATCACGGCCGCGATCACACAGATCGCCAAGGGCGCCCAGACCCAGGCCGCGGCCACGACGCAGTCGAGCACCGCGGCGAAGCAGATCGAGGCCGCGGCCCGCGCGATGCAGCACAAGGCCACCGACTCGGTGGAGCGGGCCGACACGCTCATGAACTTGCTCACAGAAAACAAGGCCGGCGTCGAGGCCATGATCCGCGGGATCAACCACGCCGCCGAGGCGTCGATCAAGTCGGCCACCAACATCAAGGCGCTCGAGGAGCGCACCCGGATGATCGACAAGATCGTGGACGCGATCGTCAACGTCACCATCCAGACCAACCTGCTGGCGGTGAACGGCGGGATCGAGGCCGCGCGGGCCGGCGAGTACGGGCGCGGGTTCGCGGTGGTCGCGGCCGACGTCCGCAACCTGGCGGGCGAGTCCAGCGAGAACGCCGACAAGATCAAGGACCTGGTGCGCAACATCCAGAAGCAGATCGTCACCGTGGCCAGCGACATTGAGGCGTCCGGAAAGGAGGCGGCGGCCGAGGTGCTCAAGGCGAAGAAGACGACCGCCGACCTGGAGCGCATCTCCACCGACTTCGACGAAGTGCGGCGCGGGGTGATCGAGGTGAAGACCGGGCAGGACCAGGCGCTCCTGGCCATCCAGACGGCGGCCGCGGCGGTGCAGCAGATCGCGCGGGCCGCGCAGGAGGCGAGCGAGGTGTCCATACAGGCGGCGGCCGCGGCGCAGCAGGGCGCGAAGGGGATGCACGAGCTGGCGGCCGCGGTCGAGGAGATCTCGGCCCTGGCGGACGAGCTGCAGAACTAA
- a CDS encoding protein-glutamate methylesterase/protein-glutamine glutaminase, with product MPLPRATRPIRVVLADDSALMRKKLREILESDPALEVVASARDGAAAVDAVRAFDPDVVTLDINMPVMDGVTALQTIMNELPRPVLMISSLTQEGALATYECLELGAVDVVPKLGGTISAEIERQSREIIAKVKAAAGARVRRSGAKRLAPQPPPPKPAPAPPARAGGAGAHADRVVAIGVSTGGPKTLQEVVPLLPPDLPAAVVIVQHMPETFTASFARSLGRNSQMPVKEAEAGDTLRNGHVYVARGGKHLIFADRRPANGVMVRYVSQPADALHIPSVDVMMHSAVDVFRSQVVGVLLTGMGSDGADGMVAIRRAGGETIAEDESTCVVFGMPAVAAAKGGAAHVLPCHEVAAKVVSLLRRSR from the coding sequence ATGCCACTGCCCCGCGCGACTCGCCCGATCCGCGTCGTCCTGGCGGACGACTCCGCGCTCATGCGCAAGAAGCTCCGCGAGATCCTCGAGTCCGACCCGGCTCTTGAAGTGGTCGCCAGCGCGCGCGACGGCGCCGCCGCGGTCGACGCGGTGCGCGCGTTCGATCCGGACGTGGTCACGCTCGACATCAACATGCCGGTCATGGACGGCGTGACCGCGCTCCAGACGATCATGAACGAGCTCCCGCGCCCGGTGCTCATGATCAGCTCGCTGACGCAAGAGGGGGCGCTGGCGACCTACGAGTGCCTCGAGCTGGGCGCGGTGGACGTCGTGCCCAAACTCGGGGGGACCATTTCCGCAGAAATCGAGCGCCAGAGCCGCGAGATCATCGCGAAGGTAAAGGCCGCCGCCGGCGCGCGGGTGCGGCGGTCCGGGGCGAAGCGGCTCGCCCCCCAACCCCCGCCCCCGAAGCCCGCCCCCGCCCCGCCCGCGCGCGCCGGGGGGGCCGGGGCGCACGCGGATCGGGTCGTCGCCATCGGCGTCTCGACCGGCGGACCGAAGACGCTCCAGGAGGTGGTGCCGCTGCTCCCGCCGGACCTGCCCGCGGCGGTGGTGATCGTCCAGCACATGCCCGAGACGTTCACCGCGTCGTTCGCCCGGAGCCTCGGCCGCAACAGCCAGATGCCGGTGAAGGAGGCCGAGGCCGGTGACACCCTCCGGAACGGCCACGTCTACGTGGCCCGCGGCGGGAAGCACCTGATCTTCGCCGACCGGCGGCCGGCGAACGGGGTGATGGTGCGGTACGTCAGCCAGCCGGCGGACGCGCTACACATCCCTTCGGTGGACGTGATGATGCACTCGGCGGTCGACGTGTTCCGCTCGCAGGTCGTCGGCGTCCTGCTCACCGGGATGGGGAGCGACGGGGCCGACGGGATGGTGGCGATCCGCCGCGCGGGGGGCGAGACCATTGCCGAGGACGAGAGCACCTGTGTCGTGTTCGGGATGCCGGCCGTGGCGGCCGCGAAGGGGGGCGCGGCCCACGTGCTGCCGTGCCACGAGGTGGCCGCGAAAGTCGTGTCGTTGTTGCGCCGCAGCCGCTGA